Proteins co-encoded in one Cataglyphis hispanica isolate Lineage 1 chromosome 4, ULB_Chis1_1.0, whole genome shotgun sequence genomic window:
- the LOC126849068 gene encoding mRNA (2'-O-methyladenosine-N(6)-)-methyltransferase, translating to MNEVSGGKQDIPNTSNWETLSGQSVSSLPVMHHHHQTLQQDANSTMAQVIVPTPVKLQTPILTPTQTVADHCPQIGHIQQPPLITQGAPPGSFPELELSVELQQQGWKKFWSKRESRPYFWNKLTGESLWVVPSLKPQFDPITDPLGICGVPPPPGNGTIPPGTPGGTLKRRASEDGTVPPAKKFILAGPWDLEIPTNVIIYERAPSSLPHVHPEAEALRCALLAKLRQCYQELCHTRECIDAPKDSFNRWLMERKVIDCGSDPLLPSQCFPEISMSMYREIMNDIPIKLVRPKFTGDARKQLSRYAEAAKKMIESRAASSESRKVVKWNAEDTFQWLRRTVGATFDDFQDRLAHLKRQCQPHLTETVKASVEGICLKIYHLSTEYAKKVKDKNNQILKDNGLGDVIPLGGPASTQRKVWCYPVQFSLPTPRLPQVDYLPEREQTMLRFHGDTMYINNTHLTKLEHLYRYNCFDDKKFEMFLPRVWCMLKRYQTYFGINEGQATQMALPVTVFECLQRSFGVTFECFASPLNCYFRQYCSAFADTDSYFGSRGPFLDFRPVSGSFQANPPYCEELMEAMVNHFERLLADSAEPLSFVVFLPEWRDPAPNALIKLEGSHFKRKQVVVPAMEHEYRHGFQHILPKGEVNIRAVHGTLVVWLQNPAGAARWGPTEERVEALLEAWRPGRERERDRQELLSPPRQTHQPIPSTPIPVPTTPAVTTPTVSPVQTLPSHSV from the exons ATGAACGAAGTAAGTGGGGGAAAGCAAGACATACCCAATACCTCGAATTGGGAAACTTTATCGGGGCAATCGGTGTCATCGCTGCCAGTCATGCACCATCACCATCAGACGTTACAGCAAGATGCAAATTCAACAATGGCGCAAGTTATAGTTCCTACGCCTGTGAAACTCCAAACACCCATATTAACACCGACACAAACTGTAGCCGATCACTGTCCTCAAATTGGTCATATACAACAACCACCCTTGATAACTCAG ggTGCACCACCAGGAAGCTTTCCGGAACTCGAGTTATCTGTAGAACTTCAACAACAAGgttggaaaaaattttggagCAAACGAGAAAGTCGACCATATTTCTGGAATAAGTTAACTGGAGAATCTCTGTGGGTAGTACCTTCTTTGAAACCTCAG TTCGATCCAATCACGGATCCGCTTGGTATTTGTGGTGTACCACCTCCACCTGGAAATGGAACTATTCCACCTGGTACACCGGGAGGTACATTGAAACGGAGAGCATCGGAAGATGGGACTGTGCCACCAgcgaagaaatttatattggc GGGTCCGTGGGATTTAGAGATACCTAcgaatgttataatatacgaGAGAGCGCCGTCAAGTTTGCCGCATGTTCATCCCGAAGCGGAAGCTCTGCGCTGTGCACTATTAGCGAAATTACGACAATGTTATCAAGAATTATGTCACACTCGTGAATGTATAGACGCGCCAAAAGATTCTTTCAATAGATGGCTAATGGAACGAAAGGTCATCGATTGTGGCTCGGATCCGCTACTACCGAGTCAATGTTTTCCCGAAATTTCCATGTCCATGTATCGCGAGATCATGAACGATATCCCCATCAAATTGGTGAGGCCAAAGTTCACGGGTGACGCGagaaaacaattatcgcgTTACGCCGAAGCCGCGAAAAAGATGATAGAATCCAGGGCGGCGTCTTCGGAAAGTCGGAAAGTAGTTAAATGGAACGCGGAGGACACTTTTCAATGGTTAAGAAGAACGGTAGGCGCCACGTTCGATGATTTTCAGGACAGACTCGCCCATCTAAAGCGACAATGCCAGCCGCATCTCACGGAAACTGTTAAAGCCAGCGTGGAAGGTATATGCCTGAAAATTTATCATCTATCGACGGAATACGCGAAGAAAGTAAAGGATAAGAACAATCAAATTCTCAAGGATAATGGTCTAGGAGATGTTATACCTTTAGGAGGTCCGGCTAGTACACAGAGAAAGGTTTGGTGTTACCCAGTGCAATTCTCTCTCCCCACACCGAGACTTCCGCAAGTGGATTATCTCCCGGAGCGCGAGCAAACGATGCTACGCTTTCATGGTGACaccatgtatattaataatacacacCTCACCAAATTGGAACATTTGTATAGGTATAACTGTTTCGACgacaaaaagtttgaaatgttTCTGCCACGCGTTTGGTGCATGCTGAAACGTTATCAGACATACTTTGGAATCAACGAAGGTCAAGCGACTCAGATGGCTCTCCCAGTTACAGTTTTTGAATGCCTTCAGAGATCATTTGGCGTTACGTTCGAATGTTTTGCTTCGCCTCTAAATTGTTACTTTCGGCAATATTGCTCGGCATTTGCCGACACTGACTCTTATTTCGGATCGAGGGGACCGTTTTTGGACTTTAGGCCGGTCAGCGGCTCGTTTCAAGCGAATCCACCCTACTGCGAGGAACTTATGGAAGCAATGGTCAACCATTTCGAGCGCCTATTGGCCGATTCGGCAGAGCCCTTGTCGTTTGTGGTATTTTTACCGGAGTGGCGAGATCCGGCTCCTAACGCGCTCATAAAACTTGAAGGCAGTCATTTTAAACGCAAACAAGTAGTGGTGCCTGCTATGGAACACGAATATAGACACGGATTTCAACATATTCTTCCAAA AGGTGAAGTAAATATCCGAGCAGTACACGGTACGCTGGTTGTATGGTTACAAAATCCAGCTGGCGCAGCACGATGGGGACCCACAGAGGAGCGAGTTGAAGCCTTATTGGAAGCTTGGCGACCCGGTCGGGAACgggagagagacagacaaGAGCTCCTTTCCCCGCCCAGGCAAACGCATCAACCGATACCATCGACGCCAATACCTGTACCCACAACACCAGCTGTAACAACGCCGACTGTGTCACCCGTACAGACATTACCCAGTCATTCTGTATAA
- the LOC126849089 gene encoding pseudouridylate synthase TRUB2, mitochondrial isoform X2 — MAKFNILLCEYLNSMHVRPPIQHVRIEGNTTEKMQIVTHPSYADHPLVVGPRYQPKDFKLVCANYLSTNSSGLMICGINDGIKWIHKLKDSKAPVSYKVKGILGQATDNYFKTGKIIEKSTYKFIKRNTIDRICASMQAAHQRKMFEICGLDMQSQAAYELAIQGLIRPADNQIPMIYTIKCIDFTSPEFTLEIVAINGNEMYLKTLVHDLGIQLHSVATCTQILCFRYALFNLDLALLKKHWELQNILDNMEQCHDILNQNRDLFKQNNPILTTIENKISN, encoded by the exons ATTTGAATAGTATGCATGTACGTCCACCGATCCAACATGTGCGTATAGAGGGTAATACAACAGAGAAGATGCAAATAGTTACACATCCTAGTTATGCCGATCATCCTTTAGTAGTAGGACCACGATATCAACCTAAAGATTTCAAATTAGTATGTGCTAATTATCTGAGCACTAATTCATCAGGACTCATGATTTGTGGTATTAATGATGGTATTAAGTggattcataaattaaaagattctaAGGCTCCGGTCAGTTATAAGGTTAAAGGCATCTTGGGACAAGCaacagataattattttaaaactggAAAAATCATCGAGAAgtctacatataaatttattaagcgCAACACAATTGATAGAATATGTGCTTCCATGCAAGCTGCTCATCAAAGAAAGATGTTTGA AATATGTGGATTAGATATGCAAAGTCAAGCTGCATATGAGTTGGCCATACAAGGTTTAATCAGGCCTGCAGACAACCAAATTCCTATGATTTATACCATAAAATGTATAGATTTTACATCTCCTGAATTTACGTTAg AAATTGTAGCTATAAACGGAAACGAAATGTATTTGAAAACTTTGGTTCATGATTTAGGGATACAACTTCATAGTGTCGCTACATGCACTCAAATACTATGTTTTAgatatgcattatttaatctaGATCTTGCCCTATTGAAAAAACATTGGGAGTTGCAAaacattttagataatatgGAACAGTGCCATGATATACTTAATCAAAATAGAGATCTGTTTAAACAAAACAATCCGATATTGACAACAATTGAAAACAAGATAAGTaactaa
- the LOC126849095 gene encoding high affinity copper uptake protein 1 isoform X1, with protein MSHDHAGHMMMNGTMNHGSHAPMAHMDMEHMSMNHEGMNHGSVNHGSMDHASMNHGAMDHAGMDHGVGASTSNACSDMGSHGMLMTFHTGYCESVLFENWKITSIGSLIGSMIGIVIMAALYEGLKYYREYLFWKTYNALQYRSVTVPSEKNVVAEDNRVVHMVGEVIHKQPPTMLSWMHLFQTFLHIVQIVLSYFLMLIFMTYNVWLCCAVVIGAAIGYFLFGWKKSVIVDVTEHCH; from the exons ATGTCTCATGATCATGCGGGCCACATGATGATGAATGGGACAATGAATCACGGATCCCATGCACCTATGGCTCACATGGATATGGAACATATGAGCATGAACCACGAAGGTATGAATCACGGAAGTGTAAACCACGGGAGCATGGACCACGCGAGTATGAATCACGGGGCCATGGATCACGCGGGGATGGACCACGGTGTCGGGGCTTCGACGAGCAATGCGTGCAGCGACATGGGCTCGCACGGTATGTTG ATGACGTTTCACACTGGCTACTGTGAATCAGTACTGTTCGAGAACTGGAAGATCACGTCGATCGGCAGTCTCATCGGCTCAATGATCGGTATCGTGATCATGGCCGCGCTCTACGAGGGTTTGAAATATTACCGGGAGTACTTGTTCTGGAAAACATACAACGCCCTGCAATATAGGAGCGTCACGGTGCCGAGTGAGAAGAATGTGGTAGCCGAAGATAACCGAGTCGTTCA TATGGTTGGAGAAGTAATCCATAAGCAACC GCCGACTATGCTGTCCTGGATGCATTTATTCCAAACATTTCTGCACATCGTGCAGATCGTCCTGTCATACTTCTTGATGCTAATCTTCATGACATACAATGTTTGGTTGTGCTGCGCTGTAGTAATAGGTGCTGCTATTGGTTACTTCTTGTTTGGTTGGAAAAAATCTGTGATCGTAGATGTTACAGAACATTGTCATTAG
- the LOC126849089 gene encoding pseudouridylate synthase TRUB2, mitochondrial isoform X1, with product MSSISFFFNMKMRTLIPKVERLVSDARIAWKALNGVFAVYKPPTVTYLNVRSTIIHRLCEDLNSMHVRPPIQHVRIEGNTTEKMQIVTHPSYADHPLVVGPRYQPKDFKLVCANYLSTNSSGLMICGINDGIKWIHKLKDSKAPVSYKVKGILGQATDNYFKTGKIIEKSTYKFIKRNTIDRICASMQAAHQRKMFEICGLDMQSQAAYELAIQGLIRPADNQIPMIYTIKCIDFTSPEFTLEIVAINGNEMYLKTLVHDLGIQLHSVATCTQILCFRYALFNLDLALLKKHWELQNILDNMEQCHDILNQNRDLFKQNNPILTTIENKISN from the exons ATGAGtagtatttcatttttttttaatatgaagatGAGAACTCTGATTCCAAAAGTGGAACGTTTAGTTTCCGATGCTAGAATAGCATGGAAAGCTTTAAACGGCGTGTTTGCTGTGTACAAACCGCCCACCGTTACGTATTTAAACGTAAGAAGCACCATAATCCATCGTCTCTGCGAAG ATTTGAATAGTATGCATGTACGTCCACCGATCCAACATGTGCGTATAGAGGGTAATACAACAGAGAAGATGCAAATAGTTACACATCCTAGTTATGCCGATCATCCTTTAGTAGTAGGACCACGATATCAACCTAAAGATTTCAAATTAGTATGTGCTAATTATCTGAGCACTAATTCATCAGGACTCATGATTTGTGGTATTAATGATGGTATTAAGTggattcataaattaaaagattctaAGGCTCCGGTCAGTTATAAGGTTAAAGGCATCTTGGGACAAGCaacagataattattttaaaactggAAAAATCATCGAGAAgtctacatataaatttattaagcgCAACACAATTGATAGAATATGTGCTTCCATGCAAGCTGCTCATCAAAGAAAGATGTTTGA AATATGTGGATTAGATATGCAAAGTCAAGCTGCATATGAGTTGGCCATACAAGGTTTAATCAGGCCTGCAGACAACCAAATTCCTATGATTTATACCATAAAATGTATAGATTTTACATCTCCTGAATTTACGTTAg AAATTGTAGCTATAAACGGAAACGAAATGTATTTGAAAACTTTGGTTCATGATTTAGGGATACAACTTCATAGTGTCGCTACATGCACTCAAATACTATGTTTTAgatatgcattatttaatctaGATCTTGCCCTATTGAAAAAACATTGGGAGTTGCAAaacattttagataatatgGAACAGTGCCATGATATACTTAATCAAAATAGAGATCTGTTTAAACAAAACAATCCGATATTGACAACAATTGAAAACAAGATAAGTaactaa
- the LOC126849095 gene encoding high affinity copper uptake protein 1 isoform X2 — MSHDHAGHMMMNGTMNHGSHAPMAHMDMEHMSMNHEGMNHGSVNHGSMDHASMNHGAMDHAGMDHGVGASTSNACSDMGSHGMLMTFHTGYCESVLFENWKITSIGSLIGSMIGIVIMAALYEGLKYYREYLFWKTYNALQYRSVTVPSEKNVVAEDNRVVQPTMLSWMHLFQTFLHIVQIVLSYFLMLIFMTYNVWLCCAVVIGAAIGYFLFGWKKSVIVDVTEHCH, encoded by the exons ATGTCTCATGATCATGCGGGCCACATGATGATGAATGGGACAATGAATCACGGATCCCATGCACCTATGGCTCACATGGATATGGAACATATGAGCATGAACCACGAAGGTATGAATCACGGAAGTGTAAACCACGGGAGCATGGACCACGCGAGTATGAATCACGGGGCCATGGATCACGCGGGGATGGACCACGGTGTCGGGGCTTCGACGAGCAATGCGTGCAGCGACATGGGCTCGCACGGTATGTTG ATGACGTTTCACACTGGCTACTGTGAATCAGTACTGTTCGAGAACTGGAAGATCACGTCGATCGGCAGTCTCATCGGCTCAATGATCGGTATCGTGATCATGGCCGCGCTCTACGAGGGTTTGAAATATTACCGGGAGTACTTGTTCTGGAAAACATACAACGCCCTGCAATATAGGAGCGTCACGGTGCCGAGTGAGAAGAATGTGGTAGCCGAAGATAACCGAGTCGTTCA GCCGACTATGCTGTCCTGGATGCATTTATTCCAAACATTTCTGCACATCGTGCAGATCGTCCTGTCATACTTCTTGATGCTAATCTTCATGACATACAATGTTTGGTTGTGCTGCGCTGTAGTAATAGGTGCTGCTATTGGTTACTTCTTGTTTGGTTGGAAAAAATCTGTGATCGTAGATGTTACAGAACATTGTCATTAG
- the LOC126849061 gene encoding ribonuclease 3: MANPSMNTGQTYYWNQEHMKYYPMPPVSNFPPPNYNQPPNYNFSYNVPPPNVSNVKSTNSMYQPMYHDGATNFHNNVPYQNQTDPQYNNQYYDKTESAQQYVNENYANWDRNSRDMYNNSAGNLWHSNDSTTNWTSNPSYQNTSTSGYDTSKTYNDNERLCLTQRYEPTQRIKEPEWNYDNRETLPNRSISKHRSRSPESRSEKVYRSRYDDHRDRYRQHSKGMSNLRESTYDSGYFERRSSYKRHESYTSRSEGSYTRNRSRKRSKSRESRSTRDTTPINAKRTKGPTERELLLEKYRRNYCATSKDIERKLNELSAMGSEGILESEKKIWTRTAPADLYYFRDENNPKIMKSTVKLQELCMTFKRLLIDRATEARALQPPYEPPPRKTRARLCRHKSEACSSSSSDSDSSMDEDDRTMEELMAKKQHPQRLHPEMWFNDPGEMNDGPLCRCSAKSRRSGIRHGIYAGEGAINKCDLNTNNADKLYHYRITISPPTNFLTKTPTIIKHDEHEFIFEGFSMLSHFPLVKLPTCKVIRFNIEYTILYIEEKLPENFTIQELDYFQIYLFKEILELVDFDLHAAQDKSGCGQFHFMPRFVRDLADNGQEILSMNEVLNYLIKSSTLLIDPDDLPRLVAMPQYKWQDFADEVKGMVVTYPGKKPCSVRVDQLDRNQVDQPPGVIAYPEIVHFGIRPPQLSYAGNADYQKAWRDYVKFRHLLANMSKPSFEDKRKLEAKENKLQELRTQSKMKRDVTVDVSSEGFYRTGIMCDIVQHAMLIPVLVCHLRFHKSLDNLERTLGYEFKNRYLLQLALTHPSYRENFGTNPDHARNSLTNCGIRQPEYGDRRIHYMNTRKRGINTLINIMSRFGAKTETESSIAHNERLEFLGDAVVEFLTSIHLFHMFPDLEEGGLATYRAAIVQNQHLAVLAKKLSLEEYMLYAHGSDLCHDLELRHAMANCFEALMGSLFLDGGIEVADRVFGETLFKGEENLGKVWVNYPRHPLQEQEPTGDRQWIPSFELLQKLTKFEESIGIEFTHIRLLARAFTDRSIGYTNLTLGSNQRLEFLGDTVLQLIVSEYLYKFFPEHHEGHLSLLRSSLVNNKTQAVVCDDLGMTQYALYGNPKAELKTKDRADLLEAFLGALYVDKGLKYCHVFCDVCFFPRLQDFIMNQDWNDPKSKLQQCCLTLRTMDGGEPDIPVYKVIECKGPTNTRVYTVAVYFQGKRLAKASGHSIQEAEMNSAKEALEKSQDLFPQLDHQKRVIAKSMKMQQWPNKQKPRGKSLRSSERSDDSDSSQNRRRSHSRESNTSKKREI, encoded by the exons ATGGCAAATCCTTCAATGAACACGGGACAGACGTACTATTGGAATCAGGAGCATATGAAGTATTATCCAATGCCTCCAGTGTCAAATTTTCCACCGCCTAATTATAATCAACCACCGAATTATAACTTTTCATACAATGTACCTCCTCCTAATGTATCGAACGTTAAATCAACAAACTCGATGTATCAGCCTATGTATCATGATGGAGCAACTAATTTTCACAACAATGTTCCTTACCAGAATCAAACAGATccacaatataataatcaatattatgacAAAACAGAATCTGCACAACAATATGTGaatgaaaattatgcaaattggGATAGAAACTCTAGagacatgtataataatagtgCTGGTAACTTATGGCATTCTAATGACTCTACCACAAATTGGACATCAAATCCATCATATCAAAATACATCTACTTCTGGCTATGATACGAGTAAGACGTATAACGATAATGAGAGACTATGCTTGACGCAAAGGTATGAACCAAcgcaaagaataaaagaacCCGAATGGAACTACGACAATAGAGAAACCTTGCCTAATCGTAGCATTAGCAAACATAGATCTAGAAGTCCAGAAAGTAGGTCGGAGAAAGTATATAGATCACGATATGATGATCACAGGGACAGATATCGTCAACACAGCAAGGGAATGTCTAATTTACGAGAGTCCACATATGACAGTGGATATTTTGAGAGAAGGTCTTCATATAAGAGGCACGAAAGTTATACGTCTCGTTCAGAGGGATCGTATACAAGAAATAGAAGTAGAAAGAGATCAAAATCACGGGAATCTCGTTCGACCCGAGATACAACGCCAATCAATGCTAAACGAACGAAAGGTCCCACTGAAAGAGAGttacttttagaaaaatatag ACGGAATTATTGTGCAACAAGTAAAGACATTGAGCGAAAATTGAACGAATTATCAGCAATGGGATCAGAAGGCATTCTTgaaagcgagaaaaaaatttggacTCGCACAGCACCAGCGGATCTTTACTATTTCAGAGACGAGAATAATCCAAAGATAATGAAAAGTACTGTTAAACTACAGGAATTATGTATGACTTTTAAGAGATTATTAATTGACAGAGCAACTGAAGCAAGAGCGTTGCAG ccACCCTATGAACCACCTCCGCGAAAAACTAGAGCACGTCTTTGTCGTCATAAATCTGAAGCTTGCAGTAGCTCTTCATCTGATAGTGATAGCTCTATGGATGAGGATGATAGAACAATGGAAGAGTTAATGGCAAAAAAACAGCATCCACAGAGATTGCATCCTGAAATGTGGTTTAATGATCCTGGAGAG atgaatGATGGTCCATTATGCAGATGTAGCGCGAAATCACGGCGATCAGGAATAAGACATGGAATTTATGCTGGAGAAGGTGCAATAAATAAGTgtgatttaaatacaaataatgctGACAAATTATATCACTATAGAATAACAATCAGTCCACCGACTAATTTCCTGACCAAGACACCGACGATTATCAAACACGATGAACATGAATTTATATTCGAAGGATTTTCTATGCTGTCTCATTTCCCGCTAGTCAAATTACCCACTTGTAAAGTTATacgatttaatattgaatatacaatCCTCTATATAGAAGAGAAATTACCAGAAAATTTCACGATACAGGAACTTGATTATTTTC aGATTTATctattcaaagaaattttggAGCTCGTAGATTTCGATCTGCACGCGGCACAGGACAAATCCGGCTGTGGACAATTCCATTTTATGCCAAGATTTGTACGTGATTTGGCTGATAACGGTCAAGAAATCTTGTCGATGAACGAAgttctaaattatttgataaagagCAGTACTCTTCTAATAGATCCAGACGATCTACCTAGATTGGTGGCAATGCCGCAATATAAATGGCAAGATTTCGCGGACGAAGTAAAGGGAATGGTTGTAACTTATCCGGGGAAGAAACCATGTAGTGTTCGTGTCGATCAGCTGGATAGAAATCAAGTGGACCAGCCACCCGGCGTGATTGCTTATCCCGAGATAGTACATTTTGGTATCCGCCCACCGCAACTTAGCTATGCTGGAAATGCAGA ttatcaAAAAGCATGGAGAGATTATGTGAAATTTCGACATCTACTTGCGAATATGTCGAAACCCTCCTTCGAGGATAAAAGAAAGTTAGAAGCAAAAGAAAACAAACTGCAAGAGTTACGTACTCAGAGCAAGATGAAGCGCGACGTGACAGTCGATGTCAGCTCCGAGGGATTTTACAGAACCGGCATTATGTGTGATATTGTGCAGCATGCAATGCTGATACCAGTACTTGTCTGTCATCTGCGGTTTCATAAGTCCTTGGATAATCTGGAACGTACGTTGGGTTATGAGtttaaaaacagatatttGCTCCAACTGGCTCTTACACATCCCAGCTATCGCGAGAACTTTGGCACGAATCCGGATCATGCACGAAATTCTCTGACAAATTGCGGTATAAGGCAACCCGAGTATGGCGATCGCAGAATCCACTATATGAATACGCGAAAACGCGGCATCAATACCTTGATAAACATAATGTCCAGATTCGGTGCGAAAACGGAAACGGAATCATCCATAGCGCATAACGAACGGCTGGAATTTCTGGGCGACGCAGTCGTCGAGTTTCTCACATCCATCCATCTCTTTCATATGTTTCCCGATCTGGAAGAAGGCGGTTTAGCTACTTACAGGGCGGCGATTGTGCAAAATCAGCATCTCGCCGTATTGGCGAAGAAATTGAGTCTTGAAGAGTACATGCTCTACGCACACGGTAGCGATCTCTGTCATGATCTAGAGCTGAGGCATGCAATGGCAAATTGTTTCGAAGCGTTGATGGGTTCGCTCTTTCTTGACGGAGGGATAGAAGTGGCCGATCGAGTTTTCGGAGAGACGCTCTTCAAAGGTGAGGAAAATCTTGGCAAAGTTTGGGTTAACTATCCGCGGCATCCTCTTCAGGAACAGGAACCGACAGGAGATAGACAATGGATTCCCAGTTTCGAATTGCTACAG AAACTGACAAAGTTCGAAGAATCAATAGGAATAGAATTCACTCACATCCGTCTCCTTGCTAGAGCGTTCACAGATCGTAGTATAGGATATACCAATTTGACATTGGGATCTAATCAACGATTAGAATTCCTTGGGGACACGGTGCTGCAACTTATCGTTTCTGAATACTTGTACAAATTCTTTCCGGAACATCACGAGGGACATTTATCG TTATTGCGAAGCTCactcgtaaataataaaacacaagCAGTCGTTTGTGACGATCTTGGTATGACTCAATACGCCCTTTATGGGAATCCGAAAGCcgaattaaaaactaaagaCAGAGCAGATTTATTAGAGGCTTTCCTCGGGGCGCTTTATGTTGATAAAGgtttaaaatattgtcacGTCTTTTGTGATGTATGCTTCTTCCCACGTTTACAAGACTTTATCATGAATCAAGACTGGAATGATCCAAAGAGCAAGCTGCAACAATGCTGCTTAACTTTGAGAACTATGGACGGTGGGGAGCCAGACATTCCTGTATACAA AGTCATCGAATGTAAAGGACCAACTAATACAAGGGTTTATACAGTCGCTGTGTATTTCCAAGGGAAGCGGCTAGCTAAGGCTTCAGGACATAGTATCCAAGAAGCAGAAATGAATTCTGCTAAAGAAGCTCTAGAAAAATCTCAAG ATTTATTCCCACAACTAGACCATCAAAAACGTGTAATAgcaaaaagcatgaaaatgcAGCAATGGCCAAATAAACAGAAACCAAGAGGAAAATCGTTAAGGTCCAGTGAGAGATCTGACGATTCTGACTCGAGTCAAAATCGGAGGAGAAGTCATAGTAGAGAAAGCAATACttcaaagaaaagagaaatctaA
- the LOC126849097 gene encoding ras-related protein Rab-9A: MSTNNSVTMSTNRGGNFQNRNSQRSTLLKVVILGDGGVGKSCLMNRFVSNHFDEHSFHTIGVEFLNKDIEINGEAYTLQIWDTAGQERFKTLRTPFYRGSDICLLTYAVDDRMSFRNLALWRSEFLKYADVQEDSSFPFIVVGNKVDVAESEKQVSTEEAQAWCLENGGPPLVETSAKDATNVEAAFGAAVDAWARLEARLERPLVEDTVDLSKQQSPHRSSCCMPVSSTESNKVI; the protein is encoded by the exons atgtcGACGAACAATTCGGTCACAATGAGTACAAACAGAGGCggtaattttcaaaatcgcaATTCCCAGAGATCTACTCTTCTGAAAGTGGTAATACTTGGAGATGGTGGTGTTGGAAAGTCCTGTCTTATGAACAGATTCGTATCGAATCATTTCGATGAACACAGTTTTCATACTATTGGAGTAGAATTTCTGAATAAAGATATTGAAATCAATGGTGAAGCGTATACATTGCAAATATGGGATACCGCCGGTCAGGAAAGATTTAAGACTCTGAGAACACCTTTCTATAGAGGCTCAGACATTTGTCTTCTGACTTATGCAGTAGATGATAGGATGAGTTTTAGAAATCTGGCGCTATGGAGATCTGAATTTCTTAAGTATGCAGATGTTCAAGAAGACTCCAGTTTTCCATTTATTGTTGTTGGTAATAAG gtgGATGTTGCAGAGTCTGAAAAGCAAGTTTCCACAGAAGAAGCTCAAGCTTGGTGTTTAGAAAATGGTGGTCCTCCGTTAGTTGAAACATCAGCGAAAGATGCCACTAATGTTGAGGCAGCATTTGGGGCAGCGGTTGACGCATGGGCGAGATTAGAAGCTAGATTAGAACGGCCTTTAGTAGAAGACACTGTCGATCTTTCTAAACAGCAGTCTCCACATCGTTCGAGCTGCTGCATGCCTGTGTCCAGCACTGA GTCTAACAAAGTAATTTGA